One genomic segment of Synechocystis sp. LKSZ1 includes these proteins:
- a CDS encoding potassium-transporting ATPase subunit F: MKYPRLPLTNPVAQISEVFSILGSAAQRQKLPRYLFLGLCLNLILAPVVYGATGDALSRHQAWALGLLLIGTLSLSVYLFFVMFLPEKF; the protein is encoded by the coding sequence ATGAAATACCCGCGATTACCGTTAACCAACCCTGTGGCCCAGATCTCAGAGGTCTTTTCTATCCTGGGGTCTGCGGCCCAGCGGCAGAAATTACCGCGCTATCTCTTCCTGGGTCTTTGCTTGAATTTAATCCTGGCCCCAGTGGTCTATGGCGCCACCGGCGATGCCCTCAGTCGCCATCAGGCCTGGGCCCTGGGCCTATTGTTGATCGGCACCCTTAGCCTGTCCGTCTATCTCTTTTTTGTGATGTTTCTCCCGGAGAAGTTCTAA